The proteins below come from a single Nitrosospira sp. Is2 genomic window:
- a CDS encoding DUF2863 family protein: MKKSRVPHRTKSPRVVQELSRLAAGLAASGSRVEDAFWENRLAAKIHAQLRTGDDQNLEAALDQLYDTDPAAYSEFIYAIEAAIECTFLTRDDRSYDMLMFAVPVLTWSRFSIPSGPIAGPILANLRVQLQTHVLAADVRFALADCLFSPDQLPRGYHLTHELATRLWAAALTGERDLHMNPGQLAETGRFLSDTRYLLGAIATPQGNPMFRWQETDQAGSGPVGSKLSKEDILHEWQSHGVEVLRPLFQGCAFELLMPDGFFSAWRMADRLARPYSMHATIDFLQTTLNISPDSLRAVIAPFYDQWLEEYRVGFTLKDRDDVLYGIVWALVGDEDDNSDIVSQIEATLRECGVTHTTLLQTRFLLEYCEECGAPLFPNPDGEVVHAEFPEEGEVTPIHLH, translated from the coding sequence ATGAAAAAGTCCCGTGTCCCTCATCGCACCAAGTCCCCCCGGGTTGTTCAGGAGCTTTCCCGCCTTGCGGCGGGGCTTGCGGCTTCTGGAAGCCGCGTAGAAGATGCATTCTGGGAAAACCGGCTGGCGGCAAAGATTCACGCCCAGTTGCGCACGGGTGACGATCAAAACCTCGAAGCGGCGTTGGATCAGCTCTACGATACCGATCCCGCGGCTTATAGCGAGTTTATCTACGCGATTGAGGCCGCAATTGAATGCACTTTCTTAACGCGCGACGACCGCAGTTACGACATGCTCATGTTTGCGGTACCGGTGCTGACCTGGTCTCGCTTCTCCATCCCTTCCGGGCCAATAGCGGGACCAATACTGGCAAACTTGCGCGTTCAGTTGCAAACGCATGTGCTGGCAGCGGATGTTCGGTTCGCGCTGGCCGATTGCCTGTTCAGCCCGGACCAGTTGCCCCGCGGCTATCATCTTACACACGAGTTGGCCACCAGGCTTTGGGCCGCGGCATTGACGGGAGAACGCGACTTGCACATGAATCCCGGCCAGCTTGCCGAAACCGGGCGCTTTCTCTCCGATACCCGCTATCTGCTGGGCGCAATTGCCACGCCACAGGGAAACCCAATGTTTCGCTGGCAAGAGACTGACCAGGCGGGGAGCGGCCCAGTTGGTTCGAAGCTTTCGAAAGAGGATATATTGCATGAATGGCAATCACACGGCGTAGAAGTTCTGCGGCCCCTGTTTCAGGGGTGCGCGTTTGAATTGCTGATGCCCGACGGTTTTTTTTCCGCGTGGCGCATGGCCGACCGGCTAGCTCGGCCGTATTCCATGCATGCCACCATTGATTTTCTGCAAACCACGCTCAATATTTCTCCGGACAGTCTACGCGCGGTCATTGCGCCCTTTTATGATCAATGGCTGGAGGAATACCGCGTAGGCTTCACGCTCAAGGACCGGGATGACGTGCTCTACGGCATTGTTTGGGCACTCGTCGGGGATGAGGATGACAACAGTGACATCGTCTCTCAAATCGAAGCGACACTGCGGGAATGTGGCGTGACTCATACAACGCTGTTGCAGACGCGTTTCCTTCTCGAGTACTGCGAAGAGTGCGGTGCCCCGCTATTTCCTAACCCTGATGGCGAAGTCGTCCACGCGGAGTTTCCTGAAGAAGGCGAGGTAACGCCCATACATCTCCATTAA
- the msrB gene encoding peptide-methionine (R)-S-oxide reductase MsrB, translating to MTDKIAKSEQEWQKQLTPQQYQVCRQKGTERAFTGEYWNCRDRGIYRCVCCGAPLFDSESKFDSGTGWPSFWQPLEPDTVAAREDQSFFTRRTEVLCARCDAHLGHVFDDGPEPTGLRYCINSTSLKLEPYNKLHNELE from the coding sequence ATGACGGACAAAATCGCGAAATCGGAACAGGAATGGCAAAAACAACTGACGCCGCAGCAATATCAGGTTTGCAGACAAAAAGGCACCGAACGGGCGTTTACCGGGGAATACTGGAATTGTCGCGACCGCGGAATATACCGCTGTGTCTGCTGTGGAGCCCCCTTATTTGATTCGGAGAGCAAATTTGATTCCGGTACCGGCTGGCCCTCTTTCTGGCAACCGCTGGAGCCGGATACCGTTGCCGCCCGGGAAGACCAAAGCTTTTTCACACGTCGAACCGAAGTGCTCTGCGCGCGTTGCGACGCCCATCTGGGACATGTGTTCGACGATGGACCCGAGCCAACCGGTTTGCGGTACTGCATCAATTCAACATCGCTCAAGCTCGAGCCGTATAATAAGCTACATAACGAGCTAGAATAA
- a CDS encoding septation protein A encodes MKFLFDLFPVILFFVAFKIYGIYTATAVAIAATFAQIGWVWFRHRKVDTMLWVSLVIIVIFGSATLILQDETFIKWKPSVLYWLFAATLLLAHAVFKKNLIRVMMKEQIALPEPIWARLNASWAAFFASMGAANLYVAFNYSTETWVNFKLFGFMGLMLVFVVAQGLMLGKYMEENEDKEI; translated from the coding sequence ATGAAGTTTCTTTTTGATCTCTTCCCGGTCATCCTATTTTTCGTTGCGTTCAAGATTTATGGGATTTACACCGCCACTGCAGTAGCCATCGCCGCCACGTTCGCGCAGATCGGGTGGGTATGGTTTCGCCACCGCAAGGTCGATACCATGCTTTGGGTAAGCCTTGTAATCATCGTGATCTTTGGCAGCGCGACACTCATTCTTCAAGACGAGACTTTCATCAAATGGAAACCGTCAGTGCTCTACTGGCTGTTCGCCGCTACACTGCTTTTGGCCCATGCGGTTTTCAAGAAGAATTTGATCCGTGTGATGATGAAAGAGCAGATCGCGCTGCCCGAGCCTATATGGGCTCGCCTCAACGCGAGCTGGGCGGCATTCTTCGCCTCGATGGGAGCGGCTAATCTCTATGTCGCTTTCAATTACTCCACTGAAACCTGGGTTAATTTCAAGCTGTTCGGGTTTATGGGCCTGATGCTGGTGTTCGTCGTAGCTCAAGGCCTGATGCTGGGAAAATATATGGAAGAAAACGAGGATAAGGAAATATGA
- a CDS encoding YciI family protein, whose translation MPYAIQGEDIPDSLEKRLAARPAHLERIKALQDEGRLILAGPHPAIDSPDPGPAGFSGSLIVAEFESLEAARTWAENDPYATSGVYAKVTVKPFKKIMPS comes from the coding sequence ATGCCTTACGCGATACAGGGAGAGGACATTCCGGATAGCCTGGAAAAAAGACTTGCTGCCCGCCCTGCGCACTTGGAACGCATCAAGGCATTACAGGATGAGGGACGTCTTATTTTGGCAGGGCCGCACCCGGCGATCGATAGCCCCGACCCCGGCCCCGCCGGGTTTTCCGGAAGTCTGATCGTTGCGGAATTTGAATCGCTGGAAGCGGCGCGAACCTGGGCAGAGAACGATCCGTATGCCACCTCGGGTGTATATGCAAAGGTAACCGTCAAGCCATTCAAAAAAATAATGCCATCCTGA
- a CDS encoding BolA family protein, producing the protein MSDTTELIRQKLAALEPAKIDIIDDSARHAGHAGARGGGGHYSVTIVSCQFSGKTAVARHRLVYGALRELMHKDIHALSVKAYTPEESDLIH; encoded by the coding sequence ATGAGCGACACGACAGAGTTGATCAGGCAGAAGCTCGCAGCACTTGAGCCGGCGAAAATAGACATTATTGATGACAGCGCCAGGCATGCCGGACATGCAGGCGCCAGAGGCGGGGGCGGACACTACTCTGTGACCATTGTTTCCTGCCAGTTTTCGGGTAAGACCGCAGTTGCGCGCCATCGCCTAGTATACGGTGCGCTGCGCGAGTTGATGCACAAGGATATTCACGCGCTCAGCGTAAAAGCGTATACTCCCGAAGAATCCGATTTGATCCACTGA
- a CDS encoding peptidyl-prolyl cis-trans isomerase, protein MHFTKLSRLTALGICGLIAATTVQAQSGSSLAKVNGVAVPQSRLEFIVKARTLQGQPDSPETRKTLRDDLITEEVIAQEALKKGLDKDPDFVTQLEMARQTALVRAYQVDYIKSHPVNDDELRKEYEAVKAQMGDKEYKAHHVLVGSEAEAKDIIAKIKKGAKLEKIAQEKSLDTGSKAKGGELEWSPAASYVQPFGEALTKLSKGQLTEQPVHTNFGYHVIRLDDVRPLKVPPFEEIKQNLAQRVLQRQFASAVNDLRAKAKVE, encoded by the coding sequence ATGCATTTTACGAAACTTTCTCGATTAACGGCGCTCGGCATTTGTGGCCTGATTGCCGCAACAACTGTTCAGGCTCAATCCGGCTCATCCCTGGCCAAAGTAAATGGCGTAGCAGTTCCTCAGTCCCGCCTCGAGTTCATTGTTAAGGCGCGCACCCTTCAGGGTCAGCCGGATAGCCCTGAAACCAGGAAAACCTTGCGTGACGATCTGATAACGGAAGAAGTGATCGCTCAGGAGGCGTTGAAAAAAGGATTGGACAAGGACCCCGATTTCGTAACCCAGCTTGAGATGGCACGCCAGACAGCCCTCGTTAGGGCATACCAGGTCGATTACATAAAGAGTCATCCGGTAAATGATGACGAACTGCGCAAGGAATATGAAGCGGTGAAAGCGCAGATGGGCGATAAGGAATACAAAGCTCATCATGTCCTGGTGGGGTCCGAGGCGGAAGCAAAGGACATCATCGCTAAAATTAAAAAAGGCGCAAAGCTTGAGAAGATTGCGCAGGAAAAATCTCTCGACACGGGCAGCAAGGCCAAGGGTGGCGAACTCGAATGGAGCCCCGCGGCAAGCTACGTTCAGCCGTTTGGGGAAGCCCTGACCAAGCTGAGCAAGGGCCAGCTCACCGAACAGCCCGTGCATACCAACTTTGGCTATCACGTGATCCGGCTGGATGATGTGCGGCCCCTGAAGGTTCCGCCATTTGAGGAGATAAAGCAAAATCTGGCGCAACGTGTATTGCAACGGCAATTCGCTTCTGCGGTCAACGACCTTCGCGCAAAAGCCAAGGTAGAATAA